Proteins encoded by one window of Pecten maximus chromosome 15, xPecMax1.1, whole genome shotgun sequence:
- the LOC117343442 gene encoding calcitonin gene-related peptide type 1 receptor-like isoform X1: MDDCAGHILCMQYPLSRLPHRHTFYLLIFRRKLGLSALQCSRIAIHKNLVVSFIIRFVVIIVMIEPLVTGRPSSYQDVEWLCKTFQVLNQYTALANIYWMFVEGLFLHNSIVVSVFSTEAPFKLFFFTGWGFPALVIITWAVIMHFHNAHSCWANYSQMPFIYIIIVPFLAALIINLLFLINIIRILVKKLRANNTIESDRIRKAIKATIVLMPLLGLTNILFVYNPEDGGGLQSAYHITNAVLQSIQGIMVSVFYCFLNGEVRRVIKRKWYRFKIRRFLQSGGRRRSSRTSSFILSQTEVQDLNEMASLTTKANMSTSQDEPDVGVRETIAIQEWKDTITDRGPETTSSVPIGNHVTPNAWNHVNGVDLSQSFESDDVSNPKEVSDYMEEAYTEILDSFAPANDTLSDIEYSETEKTSDDKEYRWSKLPNANQSMNNEACVVDVTSCSEGSRYPLSNGHSENRPWSVSEGSDLSTGASTLDSPNPSTSSNALLFTSHNSGRDENDNSQVVKPETPICNNLTGDWDEIFAICDTFNRDFRTDPTS; this comes from the exons AAGAAAACTGGGTCTTTC AGCATTGCAGTGTAGTCGTATAGCCATACACAAGAACCTTGTCGTGTCCTTCATCATCCGTTTCGTCGTCATAATCGTAATGATTGAGCCTTTAGTGACAGGTCGACCCTCTTCCTACCAAGACGTG GAATGGTTATGTAAGACGTTCCAGGTCCTCAATCAGTACACGGCATTGGCCAATATCTATTGGATGTTTGTCGAGGGCCTCTTCCTTCACAACAGTATAGTCGTGTCAGTATTCAGCACCGAGGCGCCCTTCAAGCTCTTTTTCTTCACTGGTTGGG gTTTTCCAGCACTGGTCATTATCACATGGGCAGTCATCATGCATTTCCACAACGCTCATTCCTGTTGGGCTAACTACTCACAGAtgccatttatatatattatcatagtGCCGTTCCTTGCAGCATTGATT atTAACTTATTATTCCTCATTAACATTATCCGGATACTAGTGAAGAAGCTAAGGGCAAACAATACCATCGAATCGGACCGTATTAG GAAAGCCATCAAAGCTACCATCGTATTGATGCCGTTGTTAGGTCTCACCAATATACTATTTGTCTACAACCCTGAGGATGGCGGTGGTCTGCAGAGTGCGTACCACATCACAAATGCCGTCCTACAGTCCATACAG GGAATCATGGTCTCTGTGTTCTACTGCTTTCTAAATGGAGAG gtgCGACGTGTCATTAAACGAAAGTGGTACCGGTTTAAGATCCGAAGGTTCTTACAGTCAGGCGGACGCCGCCGAAGCTCTCGGACTTCTTCGTTTATCCTCTCACAAACTGAG gTACAAGATTTGAATGAAATGGCGAGCTTG ACCACAAAAGCAAACATGTCAACAAGTCAGGATGAACCTGATGTTGGCGTGAGAGAGACTATCGCCATCCAGGAATGGAAAGACACTATTACCGACCGAGGACCTGAAACCACATCGAGTGTTCCTATCGGGAATCACGTGACACCTAATGCTTGGAATCACGTAAATGGTGTTGATTTATCTCAGTCATTCGAGTCTGATGACGTCAGTAATCCAAAAGAAGTGTCGGACTATATGGAAGAAGCTTACACTGAAATTCTAGATTCATTTGCCCCAGCGAATGACACCCTTAGCGATATTGAATATTCAGAGACGGAAAAGACAAGCGATGACAAGGAATATCGTTGGTCGAAATTACCCAATGCGAATCAATCTATGAATAACGAAGCGTGCGTCGTTGACGTTACTTCTTGTTCTGAAGGTTCCAGATATCCTTTATCAAATGGGCATTCCGAAAATAGACCTTGGTCAGTGAGTGAGGGTAGTGACTTATCAACAGGGGCTAGTACACTAGACAGTCCCAACCCCTCAACATCTAGTAATGCTCTTCTCTTCACTTCACATAACAGTGGTCGGGACGAAAACGACAATAGCCAAGTGGTGAAGCCCGAAACTCCTATTTGTAATAACCTCACTGGCGATTGGGACGAGATTTTTGCCATTTGTGATACATTTAATCGAGATTTTAGAACGGACCCTACCAGCTGA
- the LOC117343442 gene encoding calcitonin gene-related peptide type 1 receptor-like isoform X2, translating to MDDCAGHILCMQYPLSRLPHRHTFYLLIFRALQCSRIAIHKNLVVSFIIRFVVIIVMIEPLVTGRPSSYQDVEWLCKTFQVLNQYTALANIYWMFVEGLFLHNSIVVSVFSTEAPFKLFFFTGWGFPALVIITWAVIMHFHNAHSCWANYSQMPFIYIIIVPFLAALIINLLFLINIIRILVKKLRANNTIESDRIRKAIKATIVLMPLLGLTNILFVYNPEDGGGLQSAYHITNAVLQSIQGIMVSVFYCFLNGEVRRVIKRKWYRFKIRRFLQSGGRRRSSRTSSFILSQTEVQDLNEMASLTTKANMSTSQDEPDVGVRETIAIQEWKDTITDRGPETTSSVPIGNHVTPNAWNHVNGVDLSQSFESDDVSNPKEVSDYMEEAYTEILDSFAPANDTLSDIEYSETEKTSDDKEYRWSKLPNANQSMNNEACVVDVTSCSEGSRYPLSNGHSENRPWSVSEGSDLSTGASTLDSPNPSTSSNALLFTSHNSGRDENDNSQVVKPETPICNNLTGDWDEIFAICDTFNRDFRTDPTS from the exons AGCATTGCAGTGTAGTCGTATAGCCATACACAAGAACCTTGTCGTGTCCTTCATCATCCGTTTCGTCGTCATAATCGTAATGATTGAGCCTTTAGTGACAGGTCGACCCTCTTCCTACCAAGACGTG GAATGGTTATGTAAGACGTTCCAGGTCCTCAATCAGTACACGGCATTGGCCAATATCTATTGGATGTTTGTCGAGGGCCTCTTCCTTCACAACAGTATAGTCGTGTCAGTATTCAGCACCGAGGCGCCCTTCAAGCTCTTTTTCTTCACTGGTTGGG gTTTTCCAGCACTGGTCATTATCACATGGGCAGTCATCATGCATTTCCACAACGCTCATTCCTGTTGGGCTAACTACTCACAGAtgccatttatatatattatcatagtGCCGTTCCTTGCAGCATTGATT atTAACTTATTATTCCTCATTAACATTATCCGGATACTAGTGAAGAAGCTAAGGGCAAACAATACCATCGAATCGGACCGTATTAG GAAAGCCATCAAAGCTACCATCGTATTGATGCCGTTGTTAGGTCTCACCAATATACTATTTGTCTACAACCCTGAGGATGGCGGTGGTCTGCAGAGTGCGTACCACATCACAAATGCCGTCCTACAGTCCATACAG GGAATCATGGTCTCTGTGTTCTACTGCTTTCTAAATGGAGAG gtgCGACGTGTCATTAAACGAAAGTGGTACCGGTTTAAGATCCGAAGGTTCTTACAGTCAGGCGGACGCCGCCGAAGCTCTCGGACTTCTTCGTTTATCCTCTCACAAACTGAG gTACAAGATTTGAATGAAATGGCGAGCTTG ACCACAAAAGCAAACATGTCAACAAGTCAGGATGAACCTGATGTTGGCGTGAGAGAGACTATCGCCATCCAGGAATGGAAAGACACTATTACCGACCGAGGACCTGAAACCACATCGAGTGTTCCTATCGGGAATCACGTGACACCTAATGCTTGGAATCACGTAAATGGTGTTGATTTATCTCAGTCATTCGAGTCTGATGACGTCAGTAATCCAAAAGAAGTGTCGGACTATATGGAAGAAGCTTACACTGAAATTCTAGATTCATTTGCCCCAGCGAATGACACCCTTAGCGATATTGAATATTCAGAGACGGAAAAGACAAGCGATGACAAGGAATATCGTTGGTCGAAATTACCCAATGCGAATCAATCTATGAATAACGAAGCGTGCGTCGTTGACGTTACTTCTTGTTCTGAAGGTTCCAGATATCCTTTATCAAATGGGCATTCCGAAAATAGACCTTGGTCAGTGAGTGAGGGTAGTGACTTATCAACAGGGGCTAGTACACTAGACAGTCCCAACCCCTCAACATCTAGTAATGCTCTTCTCTTCACTTCACATAACAGTGGTCGGGACGAAAACGACAATAGCCAAGTGGTGAAGCCCGAAACTCCTATTTGTAATAACCTCACTGGCGATTGGGACGAGATTTTTGCCATTTGTGATACATTTAATCGAGATTTTAGAACGGACCCTACCAGCTGA
- the LOC117343441 gene encoding LOW QUALITY PROTEIN: uncharacterized protein LOC117343441 (The sequence of the model RefSeq protein was modified relative to this genomic sequence to represent the inferred CDS: deleted 1 base in 1 codon) produces MSKNQQTKRAIKRLLQDLTELRKEPVENVSACPLESNMLEWHCNFKHDEIIYHLLLFFPENYPYESPSAEFVPVGFQYNSGATKPGKKGTKVCLDIFSDFADIHTEWKDQKSVGWSPGYTIQTILLNVVAFLAETQSGDSYWMRDATEVNLKLSKNFSCEDCGHTYKKPFPPLDHGKPETATKKKVDPKTKKAEPIHEIIDYMSKEVFNKGTPKTDSELFGYGLIVSGPKHRPSLTTPCEAFSLESYESMKKATGNVKSVMREDISFFLPMFIHPPHGSKIKGVFESTLRECAAILPKCNPKKTPIEDMVLKVIPNLMSATVVEFSKGTQHTSDNALNGYFALHRLMLWALDTYPTLQKEIDTRLKVFIDNEEQRTKKACPHIGEWLMLLTASSKYRWEGAADAYLSESWKRHVMWYVKEDSRLGFLDTDKKVRVPETFSRTQVSRKLLAFQVLFLEIAMPKGMSRDAMKKRYDDNMGFPTDEMVANMKTSVQKINDAKTYQDWFKVVNLKPPTDDEVNDRLLAAVKYAIYTNGYHWTFWKTGGGWNAVLAKYKPYVPKEKKAEDDANAGSSAGGKGKGKGKKAEDDDDEEEDEPAPVKKAAAKGRGKGKAAPAPKPAPKGRGKAAPAPKPAPKGRGKAAPAPKPAPKGRGRGKAKVVEEDDEDEMEVDEVPAKGRGRGTKRKAEETAGPGGKKGRGASKGRKK; encoded by the exons ATGTCGAAGAACCAGCAAACCAAGCGCGCCATTAAACGTCTGTTGCAAGATTTGACAGAACTGAGAAAGGAACCGGTGGAAAATGTGTCGGCATGTCCATTAGAATCCAATATGTTAGAATGGCACTGTAATTTCAAACATGATGAAATCATCTACCATCTTTTACTGTTCTTTCCCGAGAACTACCCCTACGAAAGCCCAAGTGCTGAGTTTGTTCCAGTCGGATTCCAGTACAATAGCGGAGCCACAAAACCTGGTAAAAAAGGAACAAAAGTCTGTCTGGACATTTTCTCGGAC TTTGCGGATATCCATACGGAATGGAAAGACCAGAAATCAGTGGGCTGGTCGCCTGGATACACAATTCAAACAATTCTACTCAATGTAGTTGCCTTCCTTGCCGAAACCCAGAGTGGTGACAGCTACTGGATGCGAGATGCAACGGAAGTGAATTTAAAACTCTCCAAGAATTTTTCATGTGAAGATTGTGGCCATACTTACAAGAAACCCTTCCCGCCATTAGATCATGGTAAACCAGAAACAGCGACAAAGAAGAAAGTCGATCCGAAAACAAAGAAAGCAGAACCAATTCATGAAATTATTGATTATATGTCAAAGGAAGTCTTTAATAAAGGAACTCCGAAAACCGATTCTGAGTTATTTGGATATGGTCTGATTGTTTCTGGGCCAAAACACAGACCGTCCCTGACCACACCTTGTGAGGCATTTTCCCTTGAGTCCTATGAAAGCATGAAGAAAGCAACGGGGAACGTGAAGAGTGTGATGCGTGAGGATATCAGCTTCTTTTTGCCCATGTTTATACATCCTCCCCATGGGTCGAAGATAAAAGGGGTGTTCGAATCAACTCTGAGAGAATGTGCCGCCATACTTCCGAAATGTAACCCCAAGAAGACACCAATCGAGGATATGGTGCTGAAGGTCATCCCAAACCTGATGAGTGCCACGGTGGTGGAGTTCAGTAAGGGGACTCAGCATACCAGCGACAATGCTCTGAATGGGTACTTCGCTCTCCATAGGCTGATGCTCTGGGCCTTGGATACCTACCCAACCCTGCAGAAAGAGATAGACACCAGACTCAAG GTGTTTATTGACAATGAAGAGCAAAGAACAAAGAAGGCCTGTCCACATATCGGGGAGTGGTTGATGCTTCTGACAGCTTCCTCCAAGTACAG GTGGGAAGGAGCTGCAGATGCATACCTATCAGAGAGCTGGAAACGTCACGTGATGTGGTATGTAAAGGAAGACTCCCGACTTGGATTCCTAGACACAGACAAGAAAGTCCGAGTTCCAGAAACTTTTTCCAGAACACAAGTCAGCCGGAAACTATTGGCTTTCCAG GTCCTGTTCCTTGAAATCGCTATGCCGAAGGGAATGAGTCGGGATGCTATGAAAAAGAGGTATGATGACAATATGGGGTTCCCGACTGATGAGATGGTGGCAAATATGAAGACATCTGTTCAGAAAATCAATGACGCCAAGACATACCAGGACTGGTTTAAG GTGGTGAATCTGAAGCCGCCCACTGATGACGAGGTAAATGACAGACTGCTGGCAGCTGTAAAGTATGCTATATATACAAACGGATACCACTGGACGTTCTGGAAGACAGGGGGTGGATGGAACGCCGTACTGGCTAAATACAAACCCTATGTACCGAAGGAAAAGAAAG CTGAAGATGATGCCAACGCAGGGTCCAGTGCAGGTGGCAAAGGGAAGGGAAAGGGTAAAAAGGCTGAAGATGACGATGATGAGGAGGAAGATGAACCAGCTCCAGTTAAGAAAGCAGCGGCCAAAGGACGTGGTAAAGGAAAGGCAGCACCGGCACCAAAACCAGCACCCAAAGGTAGAGGAAAGGCAGCACCGGCACCAAAACCAGCACCCAAAGGTAGAGGAAAGGCAGCACCGGCACCAAAACCAGCACCCAAAGGTAGAGGAAGAGGGAAGGCAAAAGTTGTTGAAGAGGACGACGAGGACGAAATGGAGGTTGATGAGGTTCCTGCCAAAGGACGTGGAAGAGGAACAAAGAGAAAAGCAGAAGAAACAGCAGGTCCAGGAGGTAAAAAAGGACGGGGAGCATCCAAGGGGAGAAAGAAGTAA